One genomic window of Streptomyces sp. WP-1 includes the following:
- a CDS encoding recombinase family protein, protein MPKKITPAEQVERHDCPKCQAPAGSPCRTGAGKVAASYHTGRFALVPALKAELTVKTPADRQPGKAWTQGAPVAQAPEGKPGAAIRLGYARCSTVGQELQSQLDALAGAQCTRVFSEKISTRVKERPELEKALTLAREIRQAAPGQAVILTVVEMKRLARNAAELMSLSATLQADGIQLELLSGPLTGVYDPNGAGAIVFAVLAVSAEVEREGIREKTLEGLDAAARKGNHGGRPTVVDDDKLAAARARHAKGESVTAIAKALGISRATLYRHIGESA, encoded by the coding sequence ATGCCGAAGAAGATCACCCCGGCCGAACAGGTCGAGCGCCACGACTGCCCCAAGTGCCAGGCCCCCGCAGGAAGCCCCTGCCGTACCGGCGCGGGCAAGGTGGCAGCCAGCTACCACACGGGGCGCTTCGCCCTCGTGCCCGCCTTGAAGGCGGAACTCACCGTGAAGACCCCGGCCGACAGGCAGCCTGGCAAGGCGTGGACACAGGGCGCACCCGTGGCACAGGCGCCCGAAGGGAAGCCGGGCGCAGCGATCCGGCTCGGCTACGCCCGGTGCTCCACGGTGGGTCAGGAACTCCAGTCCCAGTTGGACGCCCTTGCCGGGGCCCAGTGCACCCGTGTGTTCTCCGAGAAGATCAGTACCCGCGTGAAGGAGCGGCCCGAGCTGGAGAAGGCCCTCACCCTCGCAAGGGAGATCAGGCAGGCCGCACCCGGGCAAGCCGTCATCCTCACCGTGGTCGAGATGAAGCGACTCGCCCGCAACGCGGCAGAGTTGATGTCCCTGTCCGCCACCCTCCAAGCGGACGGCATCCAACTGGAACTCCTCTCCGGTCCCCTCACGGGGGTGTACGACCCGAACGGGGCGGGCGCCATCGTCTTCGCCGTACTCGCCGTCAGTGCGGAAGTCGAGCGGGAGGGCATCCGGGAGAAGACCTTGGAAGGTCTTGATGCTGCGGCCCGCAAGGGCAACCACGGGGGACGCCCCACCGTCGTGGACGACGACAAGCTAGCCGCAGCCCGTGCCCGGCACGCCAAGGGAGAGAGCGTCACCGCCATCGCCAAGGCGCTGGGGATCTCCCGAGCCACCCTCTACCGGCATATCGGTGAGAGCGCCTGA
- a CDS encoding aldo/keto reductase — MTAALCLGTYRVRAVSRAARTALAAGSPWVDTAPNYARGRAHEKLRPVLGEYPTVRVATKSGFFTEEQGRAALAEGVLAREEAAGRHSLERGFVRWQTERSLAALGRVDLVFVHNPEHHGHGLDRAALHGRVRQAFTALEEFAHAGRIGGYGVATWSGLASGALSVPELLTLARQAAGSAEHHFTGLQMPVSLIMDAPITQALNGGGPLVQAKDAGLITFGSAPLHGGELLDAMTPELVNLIRPGLSAAAAALLSVGSCPGLDVVLTSTSTREHWDDVAKALAAPLTAQELRRVTDELAGE, encoded by the coding sequence GTGACCGCCGCGCTCTGCCTGGGGACATACCGCGTGCGTGCCGTCAGTCGGGCGGCACGCACCGCCCTGGCGGCCGGTAGTCCCTGGGTGGACACGGCACCCAACTACGCCCGTGGTCGGGCGCATGAGAAACTGCGCCCGGTCCTCGGGGAGTACCCGACCGTGCGGGTAGCCACGAAGTCGGGGTTCTTCACGGAGGAGCAGGGCCGTGCCGCCCTGGCTGAGGGCGTGCTCGCCCGGGAAGAGGCGGCCGGTAGGCACAGCCTTGAGCGGGGCTTCGTCCGCTGGCAGACGGAGCGGTCGTTGGCCGCGCTCGGGCGCGTGGACCTGGTGTTCGTGCACAACCCGGAGCACCACGGGCACGGCCTTGACCGTGCCGCTCTGCACGGGCGGGTGCGGCAAGCCTTCACGGCGCTGGAAGAGTTCGCCCACGCGGGCAGGATCGGCGGGTACGGCGTTGCCACCTGGTCGGGCCTGGCCTCCGGAGCGCTCAGCGTGCCCGAGTTGCTCACGCTCGCCCGGCAGGCGGCCGGTTCCGCCGAGCACCACTTCACGGGCTTGCAGATGCCCGTCAGCCTGATCATGGATGCCCCGATCACACAGGCCCTGAACGGCGGCGGACCACTGGTGCAGGCGAAGGACGCGGGGCTGATCACCTTCGGCTCCGCTCCCCTGCACGGGGGCGAACTCCTCGACGCCATGACACCCGAACTGGTGAACCTCATCCGCCCCGGCCTGTCGGCCGCAGCCGCTGCCCTGCTGTCCGTTGGCTCGTGCCCCGGCCTCGATGTCGTCCTCACCTCCACGAGCACCCGCGAGCACTGGGACGATGTGGCCAAGGCTCTGGCTGCGCCGCTGACGGCCCAGGAGCTCAGGAGGGTGACGGATGAACTCGCCGGTGAATGA